In Euwallacea fornicatus isolate EFF26 chromosome 31, ASM4011564v1, whole genome shotgun sequence, the following proteins share a genomic window:
- the LOC136348076 gene encoding S-methyl-5'-thioadenosine phosphorylase-like has product MSQQIKIGIIGGSGLDDPDILKDRTEKKVTTPYGSPSDSLILGNIEGVAVVILARHGRKHTIMPSNVNYRANIWALKEEGCTHVIATNACGSLQEDIAPGDLVLIDNFIDRTTNRQQTFYDGEENHAKGICHMPMEPVFCHRTRKVILDTANDVGVALRDGGTIVVIEGPRFSSRAESNLFRSWGAHVIGMTSVPEVVLAKEAGLCYAVIAMATDYDCWRDSGEKVSHKYVLEVFSQNVKKVLQLLVAVVPRMGKEEWGETIQDAKALVTNSVFSA; this is encoded by the exons ATTGGCATTATAGGAGGCTCAGGACTTGATGATccagatattttaaaagacCGAACTGAGAAGAAGGTTACTACACCTTATGGTTCTCCATCTGATTCTCTGATTTTGGGAAATATAGAAGGCGTTGCAGTCGTCATATTAGCAAGACATGGACGAAAGCATACTATTATGCCAA GCAACGTCAACTATCGAGCTAATATATGGGCCCTTAAAGAAGAAGGCTGTACGCACGTTATAGCAACAAACGCGTGTGGGTCATTGCAGGAGGATATTGCACCCGGGGATTTAGTATtaatagataattttattgatag AACAACAAATAGACAACAAACATTTTATGATGGAGAAGAGAATCATGCTAAAGGGATTTGCCACATGCCGATGGAGCCGGTGTTTTGTCATCGCACTCGAAAGGTTATATTAGACACAGCAAACGATGTTGGTGTTGCTTTAAGAGATGGCGGAACAATTGTGGTTATAGAGGGTCCGAGATTTTCAAGTAGAGCCGAGAGCAACTTGTTTCGAAGTTGGGGCGCTCATGTTATTGGAATGACTTCAGTACCAGAG GTCGTTTTAGCGAAGGAAGCTGGTCTGTGCTATGCAGTAATAGCTATGGCAACAGATTACGATTGTTGGAGAGACAGTGGGGAAAAGGTGTCTCATAAATATGTTTTGGAagtattttctcaaaatgtGAAGAAAGTATTGCAATTATTGGTAGCTGTGGTCCCCAGAATGGGTAAAGAAGAGTGGGGTGAAACTATTCAAGATGCAAAG gcACTCGTAACAAACAGTGTCTTCTCTGCATAA
- the Gnpnat gene encoding probable glucosamine 6-phosphate N-acetyltransferase isoform X3, giving the protein MVNGEFHPSYLYNPDFLTGLDWNSVKSSVTPFVTNEEPGEDYFLIRPLQIDDCDKGYLPLLSQLTIVGDISRSEFEAQFLKMQKAGCYFVTVIEDIRDSRIIASATLVTELKFIHKCAERARLEDVVVNNSYRGKQLGKLIVLTVTLLAKKFGCYKMSLDCKDQLVPFYKSLGYVLEPGNSNSMMLRYESKL; this is encoded by the exons ATG GTAAATGGGGAATTTCATCCGTCATATCTCTACAATCCCGATTTCCTTACGGGCCTCGATTGGAACTCGGTCAAAAGCAGCGTTACACCTTTTGTAACAAATGAAGAACCGGGTGAAGACTATTTCTTGATTAGGCCCCTGCAAATTGATGACTGTGATAAAGGCTACCTGCCGTTGCTGAGCCAATTAACTATAGTAGGGGATATTTCAAGATCAGAATTTGAGG CTCAGTTCTTAAAAATGCAGAAAGCAGGCTGTTACTTCGTGACTGTTATTGAAGACATTAGGGATAGTAGAATAATCGCATCGGCAACTTTAGTTACTGaactaaaatttattcataaatgtGCGGAACGAGCCAGACTAGAGGATGTTGTCGTTAATAATTCTTATCGAGGAaaacaattaggaaaatt GATTGTCCTCACCGTCACCTTATTAGCAAAGAAGTTTGGTTGCTATAAAATGTCTCTCGACTGCAAAGATCAGTTAGTTCCGTTTTACAAGTCGCTAGGCTATGTTTTGGAGCCTGGCAATTCCAACTCAATGATGCTACGCTACGAATCTAAATTATGA
- the Gnpnat gene encoding probable glucosamine 6-phosphate N-acetyltransferase isoform X1, whose translation MVINNKVNGEFHPSYLYNPDFLTGLDWNSVKSSVTPFVTNEEPGEDYFLIRPLQIDDCDKGYLPLLSQLTIVGDISRSEFEAQFLKMQKAGCYFVTVIEDIRDSRIIASATLVTELKFIHKCAERARLEDVVVNNSYRGKQLGKLIVLTVTLLAKKFGCYKMSLDCKDQLVPFYKSLGYVLEPGNSNSMMLRYESKL comes from the exons ATggtcataaataataag GTAAATGGGGAATTTCATCCGTCATATCTCTACAATCCCGATTTCCTTACGGGCCTCGATTGGAACTCGGTCAAAAGCAGCGTTACACCTTTTGTAACAAATGAAGAACCGGGTGAAGACTATTTCTTGATTAGGCCCCTGCAAATTGATGACTGTGATAAAGGCTACCTGCCGTTGCTGAGCCAATTAACTATAGTAGGGGATATTTCAAGATCAGAATTTGAGG CTCAGTTCTTAAAAATGCAGAAAGCAGGCTGTTACTTCGTGACTGTTATTGAAGACATTAGGGATAGTAGAATAATCGCATCGGCAACTTTAGTTACTGaactaaaatttattcataaatgtGCGGAACGAGCCAGACTAGAGGATGTTGTCGTTAATAATTCTTATCGAGGAaaacaattaggaaaatt GATTGTCCTCACCGTCACCTTATTAGCAAAGAAGTTTGGTTGCTATAAAATGTCTCTCGACTGCAAAGATCAGTTAGTTCCGTTTTACAAGTCGCTAGGCTATGTTTTGGAGCCTGGCAATTCCAACTCAATGATGCTACGCTACGAATCTAAATTATGA
- the Gnpnat gene encoding probable glucosamine 6-phosphate N-acetyltransferase isoform X2 has translation MLVNGEFHPSYLYNPDFLTGLDWNSVKSSVTPFVTNEEPGEDYFLIRPLQIDDCDKGYLPLLSQLTIVGDISRSEFEAQFLKMQKAGCYFVTVIEDIRDSRIIASATLVTELKFIHKCAERARLEDVVVNNSYRGKQLGKLIVLTVTLLAKKFGCYKMSLDCKDQLVPFYKSLGYVLEPGNSNSMMLRYESKL, from the exons ATGTTG GTAAATGGGGAATTTCATCCGTCATATCTCTACAATCCCGATTTCCTTACGGGCCTCGATTGGAACTCGGTCAAAAGCAGCGTTACACCTTTTGTAACAAATGAAGAACCGGGTGAAGACTATTTCTTGATTAGGCCCCTGCAAATTGATGACTGTGATAAAGGCTACCTGCCGTTGCTGAGCCAATTAACTATAGTAGGGGATATTTCAAGATCAGAATTTGAGG CTCAGTTCTTAAAAATGCAGAAAGCAGGCTGTTACTTCGTGACTGTTATTGAAGACATTAGGGATAGTAGAATAATCGCATCGGCAACTTTAGTTACTGaactaaaatttattcataaatgtGCGGAACGAGCCAGACTAGAGGATGTTGTCGTTAATAATTCTTATCGAGGAaaacaattaggaaaatt GATTGTCCTCACCGTCACCTTATTAGCAAAGAAGTTTGGTTGCTATAAAATGTCTCTCGACTGCAAAGATCAGTTAGTTCCGTTTTACAAGTCGCTAGGCTATGTTTTGGAGCCTGGCAATTCCAACTCAATGATGCTACGCTACGAATCTAAATTATGA